One segment of Choloepus didactylus isolate mChoDid1 chromosome 15, mChoDid1.pri, whole genome shotgun sequence DNA contains the following:
- the LOC119510576 gene encoding transcription factor BTF3-like — MKETIMNQEKLAKLQAQVRIGGKGTARRKKKVVHRTATADDKKLQFSLKKLGVNNISGIEEVNMFTNQGTVIHFNNPKVQASLAANTFTITGHAETKQLTEMLPSILNQLGTDSLTSLRRLAEALPKQSVDGKAPLATGEDDDDEVPDLVENFDEASKNEAN, encoded by the coding sequence ATGAAAGAAACTATCATGAACCAAGAGAAACTCGCCAAACTGCAGGCACAAGTCCGCATTGGTGGGAAAGGAACTGCTCGTAGAAAGAAGAAGGTCGTTCATAGAACAGCTACTGCAGATGATAAAAAACTTCAGTTCTCCTTAAAGAAATTAGGGGTAAACAATATCTCTGGTATTGAAGAGGTTAATATGTTTACAAACCAAGGAACAGTGATCCACTTTAACAACCCTAAAGTTCAGGCATCTCTGGCAGCGAACACTTTCACCATTACAGGCCATGCTGAGACCAAGCAGCTGACAGAAATGCTACCCAGCATCTTAAACCAGCTTGGCACAGACAGTCTGACTAGTTTAAGGAGACTGGCTGAAGCTCTGCCCAAACAATCTGTCGATGGAAAAGCACCACTTGCTACTggagaggatgatgatgatgaagttcCGGATCTTGTGGAGAATTTTGATGAGGCTTCCAAGAATGAGGCAAACTGA